A region from the Branchiostoma lanceolatum isolate klBraLanc5 chromosome 2, klBraLanc5.hap2, whole genome shotgun sequence genome encodes:
- the LOC136428817 gene encoding tripartite motif-containing protein 3-like has translation MASSLLSQISEDFLKCQICHDTFKRPKVLSCLHTFCLTCLQSYLKKNPRVSIKTFLCPLCRQETATPATGADGLKDNFFVSNLLEALSTLKTFKVKGFVACGSCSRSASSRCMECEDFLCVHCHGVHAKLRVTRDHTVLSIKELSSEGGGAQIRAYTKATSCPVHEGETMRFYCETCHKPICRDCTVLDHSKPDHKYVYFKDALASRKDEIQDLLTSCRGMVEGLEETKERLETEETGLRDTKEGTLKDIEEWVASLVTDTQRKKDELKNQVETIYNEQLKELSAAKSRVEMTLNDIEGGCSFSEKVLDIGTDFEILSMRNEMAARLSELTKMERPRVDQNRSGLIKFRPYGGIGELIKLGVGELDSRTVGELVLKFGDWGAQHGQFKHPSGVAVSSAGHIIVADTGNHRIQVFDSSGVFVRAFGFYGSTDDAFSHPHDVATTTDDRVMVTDKGNKIVKLFTIEGKLIGKIGGGQLREPTGVAVYKHGGVAVTDTGAVKTFTRTGVMSATCDVTSDDPGYSHYLCTDDDSRVYVSDFTNGFIRVLDQRHSLKSQWNAGWQEFRGDGSWVFRQKRLVGPGGICLDKARNIIVADYHGNSVEVLDVAGVYKATVANGLNHPEGVALTPQGQVVVVDSGNNCIRVYKGSY, from the exons ATGGCGTCTTCACTGTTGTCTCAGATCAGCGAGGACTTCTTGAAGTGCCAGATCTGTCACGACACCTTCAAGCGTCCGAAGGTGCTGTCCTGTCTGCACACCTTCTGTCTGACGTGTCTGCAGAGCTACCTTAAGAAGAACCCGCGTGTCAGTATCAAGACGTTCCTCTGCCCGCTTTGTCGTCAGGAGACGGCGACGCCTGCGACGGGCGCGGACGGTCTTAAGGACAACTTCTTCGTCTCCAATCTCCTGGAGGCCCTGTCGACGCTGAAGACGTTCAAGGTGAAGGGGTTCGTGGCTTGTGGAAGCTGCAGCCGGTCGGCCAGTTCCCGCTGTATGGAGTGCGAGGACTTCCTGTGTGTTCACTGTCATGGCGTCCACGCCAAGCTGAGGGTGACGCGCGATCACACCGTGCTGTCAATAAAGGAGCTGAGCTCCGAGGGAGGGGGCGCACAGATCCGAGCCTACACCAAAGCCACCTCCTGTCCGGTACACGAGGGAGAAACCATGAGGTTCTACTGCGAGACGTGCCACAAGCCCATCTGCCGGGACTGTACAGTGCTAGACCACAGCAAGCCAGACCACAAGTACGTGTACTTCAAGGACGCCCTGGCGTCAAGGAAAGACGAGATCCAAGACCTGCTCACATCGTGCAGGGGGATGGTAGAAGGTCTAGAAGAGACCAAGGAACGGCTGGAAACCGAGGAGACCGGACTACGAGATACCAAGGAGGGGACGCTGAAGGATATAGAAGAATGGGTGGCCAGTCTGGTAACAGACACACAACGGAAGAAAGACGAACTTAAGAATCAAGTCGAGACGATCTACAACGAGCAGCTTAAGGAACTGTCGGCGGCCAAAAGTCGGGTTGAAATGACGCTAAATGACATTGAGGGTGGATGCAGCTTCTCCGAGAAGGTTCTAGATATCGGAACAGACTTCGAGATTTTATCCATGCGTAACGAGATGGCAGCCAGGCTGTCAGAGTTGACGAAGATGGAGCGACCCAGAGTTGACCAAAACCGCTCGGGGCTGATAAAGTTCCGACCGTACGGAGGGATCGGGGAACTGATCAAGTTGGGGGTAGGGGAGTTAGACTCCCGCACTGTTGGAGAACTCGTGTTAAAGTTCGGAGATTGGGGCGCACAACACGGACAGTTCAAGCACCCTAGTGGAGTCGCCGTGAGCTCAGCCGGGCACATCATCGTGGCAGACACCGGAAACCACCGAATCCAGGTGTTCGACAGTAGCGGCGTATTCGTGCGCGCGTTCGGGTTTTACGGATCGACGGACGACGCCTTCAGCCACCCTCACGACGTCGCCACGACAACAGACGACCGAGTCATGGTCACCGACAAGGGAAACAAGATCGTGAAGCTATTTACCATCGAGGGGAAGCTGATAGGAAAGATCGGAGGTGGCCAACTCAGGGAGCCAACAGGGGTTGCGGTTTACAAACATGGCGGCGTGGCGGTGACGGATACCGGCGCGGTGAAGACCTTCACACGAACAGGTGTCATGTCGGCTACCTGTGACGTTACCAGTGATGATCCTGGGTACTCACACTACCTCTGCACGGATGATGATAGCCGA GTGTACGTGTCTGACTTCACCAACGGCTTCATCAGAGTCCTCGACCAGCGGCACAGCCTGAAGTCTCAGTGGAACGCGGGCTGGCAGGAGTTCCGCGGGGACGGCAGCTGGGTCTTCCGCCAGAAGAGACTGGTCGGGCCCGGCGGCATCTGCCTGGACAAGGCGCGGAACATCATCGTGGCggattaccatggtaacagcgTGGAGGTGCTGGACGTGGCAGGCGTGTACAAGGCGACCGTGGCCAACGGACTGAACCATCCCGAGGGGGTGGCGCTGACTCCCCAGGGGCAGGTGGTCGTGGTGGATAGTGGGAACAACTGTatcagggtgtacaagggtagTTACTAG